Sequence from the Pirellulales bacterium genome:
TCGAGCGGCCAATTCTCTTCCGGGCGGTAACCGCGTGACGAATCCCAGTACGGCAGACGGTTCAAGGCCGCGAGCTATGTTCTGCCCGCTTTTGCTTGCTCTGCTTCTGCTGTCGCCCCCGATCACGGCTGCCGCCGACCAGACTGTAACGCCCAAGTCGAAACCCACCACGGCGTCCAAGAAGCCGGACCAGCCGACGGATACCAAGAAACGTCCGGCCAGCGGAACGGACGCCAAGGATCCCTCCCAAGTGGCGGCCCTCGTTCAGCGTGCGGATGCACTGCTCGGTTCGAGTTCTTTTGCCGCGGCGGTGAAGGAATATGAGGCTGCGCTTGCCCTGTGCGATCCGAAGCACCCGCGGCCCGCGACAACCGCACTTATTCAATCGCGCCTGTCGGCGGCCTTGGCTTTCGTGGCCGATTACGCCCGCGCGCGAACGTTCGCCGAGCAGGCGGTGGCCAATTTCATAACGGCCTTTGGTCCTGCCAGTGCCGAAGCGGCCGTAGCGCTGACGGATTACGGCGTGCTCCTCACGAAACTCGGCGAATTATCCGCGGCGCGGTCGAGTTTCGAGCGCGCGCTCCAGATCATGCAGCAGTTGCACGGAGAGCGCAATCCAAAAACACTCGGCTTGCGCACCTCGCTGGCGGCCCTCCAGGGGGCCTTGGGCGACCGGGCCGCGGCCACCCAGGGATTCGAAGAAGCGTTGCTCATTCAGAGCAAGTACGCAGCCGAAGAAAATGCCGACACCGCGTTCCTGCACGTCGAATACGGCAACTTCCTGACAAACCAGGGCAAATATCGCGAGGCGCGCGAACAACTGGAGCTCGCGCTCTCGTTGCGGCGCAAGTTACTAGGCGACCGTAATCCGGTTACGGCCGGCACGCTCGATTCGCTGGGAAGGGTCTGCCACCTTCTCGGTGACGACCCACGGGCGCAAGCGTGCTTCGAGGAAGAACTGGGCATCTACAAGGAGGTGCCGCCAGCGGATCATGGGGACTTGATCAACGCGCTAAACAACCTGGGCTTTGTTCTCGGTTGCCAACAGCAATACGCCCCGGCCCTGGAAGTTTTCCGCCAGGCGTTGGCCGTGGGAAAGCAATCGTTTGGGGACAACGATCCGCACGCGGTGACCGGCTACACGAACTTGTCCCTGTTTAGTGCCGCACAGGACGATTGGCAGCGCGCTGTCGAATTCGCGGACGAGGGACGGCATCTCGCCCGTCGCCGTCTGGCCACAACGCTTTCGACACTCTCCGAGCGCGAGCAGCTCGCTTATCTTTCCACTCACGATCTCCCTGCGCATTTCATGGCCCTTTCCTTGGCCATCGAACTGCGGCGCCACCCGCGCGTGGCCGAGTTGTCGGCCGGCTGGCTGTTGAACGGCAAATCGCAATCGCAGGAACTGCTGGCCGATCGCGCGGTCCGGGCGCGCGAACAGAGTGATCCGGCTCTGGCCAGAATCTCGCAGCAACTGAAGCAGGTGCGCGACGAGCAGGCGAAGATCGTCTTTTCCGGCACCTCGCGCAACGAGCGGGGCGATCGGATCTCGAAACTGGCGCGAAGCGAAGAGGAGCTTTCGCGGCGGCTGGCCCGGGCCGGCAGCCACTCTTTGCAAGCCCTGGACTGGATCGACGTCGGGCAGGTTCGTTCCGCGTTGGCCCCTGGCGAAGTCCTCGTCGATATCGCCTGCGTGCCGCTCGTGAATCTGAAGGCCCCCGACGAAAAGACCAGCTCTCTGCACTATGCGGCCTGGATCGTGCCGTCGGCCGACCAGGGCGAGGTGAAACTGATTGATCTGGGGGACGCCGAAGACATTCACGAGGACATCCTCGAGCTGCGCAAAGCCATCAATGTGGTCTTCACGATCGACCGCAGCACCGGACTGACGAAACCTGCTGAACCGAAGACATTGACGCAGGCGCACACCGCCATGTTGCGGTTGTCGCAGCGATTGCTGTTTCCGCTGCTTTCGCAGATTCGCAACGCCGACAAGCTGCTCATCAGCCCCGATGCGCAGTTGTGGCTCGTTCCCTGGGCCGCGCTCTACCTGCCCGACGGACGATTTGCCGTCGAGCAATATCAAATCTCGCACCTGGTCAGTGGCCGCGAACTGCTGGCGCCGAAGGTGAAGCGGCCGTCGAATGCGCCGTTGATCGTGGCGAACCCGAATTTTGATCTGCTGCCCGCCGAGGCACGGCAGATCGCTCAGGCCACGCTGACGGGCAAGAAGATTCCCGCGCAGCCGCGGCCGAACATACGCCTCCGGCCGCCGGCGCGGCTGGGCACGCCGCTTCCGGAGCTCGCCAGGCAAGTGAAGGTGGTCGGGCCGAAGCTGGCCGCCTACGCGGGAAAGAAACCGGCTGTCTTCGAAGGGGATAGGGCTCTGGAAACCCTGGTCAAAGCCGTACACGGACCAAGGGTGGTCCTGTTTGCGACGCACGGCTTCTTTGAGCCATCGGACCTGGCTTTCCGCGCGCGCACTTCGGGATTGGGCGCTGATGCGAGAGCACCGCGAACGGCCGATAACCCGCTGTTGCGCTGCGGCGTGTTGTTGGCCGGCTGCAATTGGCGAGATTCCTCGAAGGGAGACGATGGAATCTTGACGGGCATGGAAATCCTGAGCCTGGATCTCCGCGGCACGGAGCTCGTCGTCTTGAGCGCCTGCAACACCGGGGTGGGCGATCTGCGAATCGGCGAAGGAGTGGCGAGCACCCGCCAGGCCTTTCAACTGGCCGGCGCCGAGGCCGTCGTAGCGACCCTCTGGCCCGTGACCGTCGACGAAGCCAACGATCAGATGAGCGATTTCTTCGCGCGCCTCGCCAAGGGAGAAGGGAAGGCACAAGCCCTGCGCAGCGCCCAACTAGCGGCCATCAGCCGGCTGAAGGCCAAGTATCACGCTGCGCTCCCGGTCATTTGGGCAGCCTTCACAATCACCGGACGCGGCTGAACGGCGCTGTCGGCCTGCAATCGACGAGGGCCACGCCCGCCGCTGATAAGCCGCGAGCCATCCGCTCAGGCCAGCTTTCGAACCAGGCGTGCCGGCAACGAGAGAATCGCATCCACCGTCTCGAAGAGCACGGTGAACGTCAACCCAATCAACCGAAACGGTAACAGCACCAGCCAGACCAGCGGATAGAGCAACAAGACACCGATCGCCAGCGGCCAGCAGATCACGAACAGCACGCACCACAGCACGAATGTCAACATCAACCAGGATTCCCGCGAAAGGATTCGGAAACAAAGGCCAAATACGATCCGCAGATTCCACAGATTACGCAGAAAACTTCAGAATGCCCGGTCCCAGTTCCGCATCATGTTTCAAACTATTCAGGAATCTGCGTCGATCTGCGAAATCTGCCGATGATTCTCTCTGCCCCTCGGTAAGCTATTCGTAGGGGGAAGCGACTTCTTGGCACGAATCTGCCGCGATTTCTTGGCTATTTCGAATTCCTGCCCGACGGCGTGACCTAAACTTCTGGGTGCCCGCGGGCACGAACGACTATTAGAAAGGACCAACGCCATGGGCCGACGAATGATCATTTCCATGATTGTGGCATTCTTGTGCCTGGCCGCGCCGCGGGTCTACGCGCAGCGCGGCGGACGGGGCGAGGGACGATCAAGCGGCCACGCCCCCGGCGGCGAATGGTCCGAGCGCTCGCATCAAGGAAGCAGTCACGGCCAGGCGGGCGGCGGCAATCGCGAAGCGAGCGGCGCTCGTGGCTTTGAAGGAAAGAACGCAGGTCGTAACGAGTCGCAACGCGGCGCCGGACAACAGGGCTTCGCCGGCAATCAGGCGGCACCCAATGGGCGCTCGCGAAGCGCCGGCGGAGCAGCCGGCACTGCTGGTACACGTGGACCTCAAGGAATTGCAGGCGCAGGCGGGACTACCCGCCGTGGAGCCGAAGGTTCGGGCACCGCCACAACGAACCGCACCGCCGGCACACGCACCGGCACGGCAAACGCAGCAGCCGCCCCAGGCACGCGCGCGGCTACAGGCAACGCGGCAACCGCCGCCACGACTAATGCATCAAACACCGGCGCTGCCGCGGTTCGCAATGCCTACAACAACCCGAACCTCTACAACGACCATTGGTACGCGGCGCACACGGGCGCCTGGTATCCGCACGGCTGGACCACGGCCGCCGTCTGGGCCGTGCCCACCTGGGGCGCTGTGTCCGGCTACTACGGAGCCAGTGCGGTGCCGATGTCGTACAACTACGGCGTGAATCCCGCTTATGCCAACGGTATGGTCACCATGAACGGCCAGCCGGTCGGCACGCCGGCCGAGTTCAGCCAGCAGGCCGCCGACCTGGCGGCGACCGGCGCCGGCGACGTAGCCACCGACGGCAACGACTGGATGTCGCTGGGCGTCTTTGCCATGGTTCGCAACGAGCAGCAGCATCCGCAATTGATCCTGCAATTGGCGATCAATAAGCAGGGCATCCTGCGCGGCAATTACACGGACGAAGTGTCGGAGCACACGCAGCAGATTCAGGGCGCGGCTGACCCCAAGACGCAGCGCGCGGCATGGACCGTGGGCGGCAACACCAGCTCCATCATGGAAGCCGGGCTCAGCGACCTCGCCCAAGGCGAGGCGCCGGCCCTGATTCACAAGAACGGCAAGACCGATCATTGGTTACTGGTGCGTCTCGACAAGCCGGCAGGAGAAACTGCTGACAGTTCGCCGGGCGGACGCTAGATTGTTCGGGATGGCCGCACTCTTCGAACGCGCCTGAGGGTGCTTCGCATCGTGGCGCGTCCGAATATTTTCGAAAGGAGTCGAACGTGATTGCTGGGTCACGATTTGGGGTGCATTCTGCGGCGGCGTTCTTCGCCCTGCCCCTTTGCGTAGCACTTGGTGTGGCATCTTCGGTCCGCGCGCAACAACCACCAGCTGGGCCTGCTGCCGGGTCGGCCATTTCCACGCGCACGATCGACGGTAAGTATCTGCCACCGCAGCCGGCGCCTTTCGGCGGCGTGATCAACATGAACGCGGTCAATTCAAAGCCGTGGTGGCCGTCGAGCGTGGTCCCTCCCAAGGGCGCGCCGAACGTGCTGTTGATCATGACCGACGACGTCGGCTTCGGCGCGCCGAGCACCTTCGGCGGCGTCATCCCCACGCCCTCTTTGGACCGCGTTGCCAAGATGGGATTGCGCTACACGCAGTTTCATTCGACCGCGCTCTGCTCGCCCACGCGGGCGGCCCTGATTACGGGCCGCAACCATCATTCGGTCGGTTTCGGCGTCGTCGCGGAAATGGCCACCGGTTTTCCCGGCTACGACACGTTCATCGGTCGCGATTCGGCCACGCTTGGTCGTGTTCTGCGAGACAACGGCTACGCCACGAGCTGGTTCGGCAAGGATCACAACACGCCCGCCTTCCAGGCCAGCCAGGTTGGCCCCTTCGATCAATGGCCGATCGGGATGGGCTTTGATTACTTCTATGGCTTTGTCGGCGGCGACACCAGCCAATGGCAACCCAACTTGTTCCGCAATACGACGGCCATCTATCCGTACGTGGGTAATCCCCAGTGGAACCTCACGACCGCCATGGCCGACGAAGCGATCGCGCATTTGAAGATGCTCAACGAGGTCGCGCCCGACAAGCCGTTCTTTTGCTACTACGTCCCTGGCGGCACGCACGCGCCCCACCATGCCACGCCCGAGTGGATCGAGAAATTCAAGGGCAAGTTCGACATGGGATGGAACAAGCTGCGCGATCAGATTTTCGCGAACCAGAAAAAGCTCGGCGTGATCCCGGCCGATGCGAAATTGACGCCCTGGCCCGATGTCCTGAAAAAGTGGGACGATCTTTCGGCCGAGGAGAAGAAGCTGTTCACCCGGCAAGTCGAAGTGTACGCGGCCTACCTGGCGTACACGGATCATGAAATCGGTCGCGTCATTCAAGCCGTCGAGGACTTGGGCAAGCTCGATAACACGCTCGTCATCTACATCAGCGGAGACAACGGCGGCAGTGCCGAAGGATCTCCGATCGGCACGCCGAATGAGGTCGCGCAGTTCAACGGGGTCGAGGTTCCGGTACCGGCGCAACTGGCGCTGTTCTACGATTCCTGGGGTTCGGACAAGACGTACAACCATATGGCCGTCGGGTGGACCTGGGCCTTCGATACGCCCTTCCAATGGACCAAGCAGGTCGCTTCGCACTTTGGCGGCACGCGGCAAGGCGTGTGCATTGCCTGGCCCAAGCGGATCAAGGATGCCGGCGGAATTCGTAACCAGTTTCATCACATCGTCGATATCACGCCAACGATCCTCGAAGCAACCGGCATCCCGGCGCCGAATGTGGTCGATGGCATTGCACAGCGTCCGATCGAAGGCGTGAGCATGGCGTATTCGTTCGACAAGACCAGGGCGCAAGCCCCTTCGCCGCACAAAACGCAATACTTCGAAATGCTCGGCAATCGGGGCATCTATCACGATGGCTGGTACGCCAATACCGTGCCCATCAGCCCGCCCTGGGTCCTTACAGCGACGCCCGATCAGGACGTTATGAGCAGCTACAAGTGGGAGCTCTACGACCTGACGAAGGATTGGACGCAGAGCAACAACCTGGCCGCGAGCAAGCCTGATAAGCTCAAGGAATTGCAAGAGAAATTCATCGTCGAGGCGACGAAGTACCAGGTTTTCCCGCTCGACAATTCCATGGCGGCCCGCATGATCTCGCCGCGCCCCAGCCTGACCGCAGGACGCGACACGTTCACCTACAGCGGCGAACTGACGGGCATTCCGATGGGGGCCGCGCCGTCGCTGCTCAACGCCTCGTACAAAATCACGGCTGATATTGAAATCCCTGCGGGCGGCGCCGAAGGCGTGCTGGCCACGCAAGGAGGCCGATTCGGCGGCTGGGGTTTTTACCTCTTGAAGGGGAAGCCGGTCTTCCTGTGGAACATGCTCGACCTGCGCCGTATCCGCTGGGAAGGAAATTCAGCACTCGCCCCCGGTAAGCACACCTTGGAGTTCGCCTTCAAATACGAAGGACTGGGCGCCGAAACGCTGGCTTTCAACAATCGCAGCGGCCTCGGCCACGGCGGCCCCGGCACGCTGAAGGTGGATGGGCAGGTCGTCTCGTCGCATAAGATGGAGCACTCGATCCCCGTCACTTTGCAATGGGACGAAAGCTTCGACATCGGGGCCGATACCGGCACGCCGATTGACGACAAGGACTATCAGGTCCCCTTCAAGTTCACGGGCAAGCTCACGAGCTTGACGCTAAAGATCGACCGCCCCCAGCTGAGTCCGGCCGACCAAAAACGACTGGCCGAGGAAAGCCGTCGGAATAATCGGGCCAGTGAATAGTCCGCAGGCCCCCAAAAGGGTCGGTATCTCCCGGCACGTCGAAAAAGGGCGAAACTCAGGCCTCGCTCAGGCGGTATCGGTAGCGTGACGATTCGCAATGTCATCGGCTAGTGATGAGTGCCAGGCACTGCGATAATTGGAACCGCACTGGCCGGCCCATCATGCGCGCCGGCGCTCGTCCGAATTCCGTGATTGTCCATCGCCGATTGTTCGCCGCATGATTGTCCGCTGCATCACTGTCCACTGCATGACCGTCCACTGCATGACCGTCCACTGCATGACCGTCCACTGCATGACCGTCCACCTTGAGAACGCACCATGACCTCGCTCGCCGCATCGCTCGTCTTAACCTGCCTTCTATCGGCAGAACCCGCGAATAACTACCGCATCGGCCGCGCCGCAAGCGATATCACGTTACCGGTCTGGGGCGTGCAGATGTTGGGCTACGTACACCCGGACCAGATTGGCCAAGGGTTGCGGCAGCGGCAATATGCGCGGACATTCGTGATCACGGACACCGATGACCAGTCGCGACTGGCCTACGTCACGTGCGACATCGCGTTTCCGACGCACACTCTGAAGCTCGCCGTGCTCGAACGCCTGGAGAAATCGCTACCAGGCCGGTACACGCACGCCAACTTGATTCTTGCCGGCACTCACACGCACGGAGCGCCTGGCGGTTATCACCATCATCTCTCGACGAGCGTCCTGGGAGGCGATTTTTTCGTCCAGGCCTTCGAAGCTCTGGCTGACGGTATCGCCGAATCGATCGTGACCGCCGATACCGACTTGCGCCCCGGGCGCATTCTTTTCGCGCAAGGCGAAGTGACCGAAGCCAATGCCAATCGCTCTCTGGTCGCTTATCGCAACAATCCGGCCGACGAGCGGGCCGAGTACAAAAACGACGTCGACAAGACGATGACCTTGCTCGAGTTCGTGCGCGACGACGGTCCGATCGGTCTCTTGAACTGGTTCGCCGTTCATCCTACGTCGGTCAACTTTCACTACCGGCTGACGACCAGTGACAACAAGGGCTACGCCGCGTATCTGGTCGAGCAAGCCCACGGGGCGCGCCATCACGGCGGCGGGGAGTTTGTCGCCGCGTTCGCCAACACCAACTGCGGCGACTGTACCCCGAACTTGAATCTCGACGCCACGGGCCCGGGAAAGACCGATCTGGAAAGTTGCACGATCATTGGCCGTCGCCAGGCCGAGGCTGCCCAGCGACTGTGCGATGGAAAGGGCGATGTTGTTTCGGGTCCTATCCAGGTGATCCACACGTTTGTCGACTTCTCGCGTCTCGAGGTCGACGCCGAGTTCACCGCGGACGGCCAGCACCGGACTTGCCCGTCGGCCTGGGGTTATTCCTTCGCCGCGGGTTCCGATGCCGAAGGAGGTGGGCTGGCGCTGTTCCGTGAAGGAATGACGAAGACGGATCCGGCCGTCGACGCCGTCATTCGGCTCGCGTTGCCACAGGTGCGCACCACGCCCGAGTTTCTCGAATGCCAGAAACCCAAGGCCGTGCTGATCGCCAGCGGCCTGGCGAACCCGCCCATGCACGAACAGGTGTTGCCGCTAGCGCTCGCACGCATCGGCCAGTTGGCATTCGTCGTTGGGCCGGCCGAGTTCACGACGATGAGCGGGCGACGATTCCGCGTCGCCGTCGGGCACGAACTGGGCATCGACCCGCGCTACGTCATCGTGGCCGGATACTCGAACGACTTTGCCGGCTACGTCACCACGTGGCACGAGTATCAGTTGCAGCAGTACGAAGGGGGGCACACCTTGTTCGGCCCTTGGACCGAGGCCGGTTATCGGCAAGAGTTCGTCCGACTGGCACGCGCGCTAAAGGCAGGCAAGCAAGTCGAACCGACAGGCCAGTCCACCGATATGCGCAGCCGCGTGGCGAAGCCGACCTTGCTCGACGGCCCTGACGAAAAGCAACCGCCGGATGCGAAATTCGGCGACGTCGTCGAAGGGCCGCAAAACGATTACGCGCCGGGTGATGTCGTTTCGACGGTGTTCTGGACCGGCAGCCCGGTGAACGAATATCAACGGCAAGATCGCTATATGGCTGTCGAGCGGTTGACCGCCGCGCCTGACACGTGGGAAGTCGTCCGCGAAGATTTCGATTGGGACACCACCGCCCAATGGGAGCGGCCAGCCGCCGAACGCAAATCGTCGTCCGCGCGGGCTGGACAGCAAATGAGCCTGTTGAACCTCTCACCACCGAAATACAAGACCAGCCCCGATCCGTTCCGCGTCACGATCACCTGGGAGACCGCGGCCGACACGCCTCCGGGCACGTATCGGCTGGTCCACTTCGGACGATACAAAGAGGACGGTGCCGTCAAACGCTTCACGGCCCGTTCGCCCGCGTTTCAAGTAAAGTGAAGAGACTACGATTGCGCCGGGCGATGATGGGATGGTGTTGAAGCATCGCGCCTGGTGCCGGGGCCATAGCGAGTTGTCATTTGGGGGTCCTGGCTGTTGGCGCCGTCTGCATCGAAGTTACTGGGCCTCCGCGGCTTGCGACGGGGGCTGCGGCGCGGCCAGGTATTTGTCGAACCAGGCAACCGAGCCTTTGAAGGCCTTATCCCACTGGGCCGCCTCCGCGGGATTGCGGGCCGCATGGTGCCCTATGCCCTCCATCACGATCAATTCGGTCGGTACGGATTTCTCGTTCAGCTCGGCGAGAAGGTTCTGGCTGTTCTCGATCGGCACCAGGGTGTCCGTGTCGCCGTGGATCAATAGCGTGGCGGCATCGTCGCCGGTGACTTGTAGCCGTGGAGATAACGATTCGACCAGCGCCGGGTCGAAGGCAAACGCCGGCTTCAGCTTTTCGGCGAAGAGCTTGTCGATCGTCCCCTTCTGCAACAGCTGTTCTCGTTTCTGATCCATGTCGCGCAGGTCGGACGGTGCCGCGATCGCCACGGCGGCGGCCACTCGGCTGCTGGTGCGCGACAACTCATCGCGCGCCTCGGCATTGCCGTCGTCACCGGTCGTGGCGAGCATCAGGGCCAGGTGCCCGCCGGCGCTCGTGCCAATCACGCCCAGGCGCTTGGGATCGATCCCGTAATCCTCGGCGTGCAGGCGAATGAAGCGGATCGCGCGCCGCATATCGCCCACGATCTCGGGCACGGTGTACTTGGGATTGCTGCCGTGAAAGACCGAGAAAACTGTAAAGCCACGATCGAGAAACAAACCCACCAGGGGCGCCTTCGGATTGGTCGGTTCCCAGAACGAAAAATAACCGCTGCTATTGATTTGCACCACGGCGGCGCCATTCGCATTGGCCGGGCGATAAACGTGCATCACCAGCGCCATGCCGTCTTTGTGGCCGTAGACCACGTCCGGCGTGACCTTTGTCTCGTCGCCGCGACTGACACCGGCGCTGACGATCCACAACAAGCCGGCAAACGCTAACGAGATGTTGGGAAACATCTGTTCTCTCTCCTGCGGGAACGCGACCCGATGCGTTTTGGTGTTCTAGCTCTTGCGGTACATGGTCACAACGCACGCGCCGCCCAGCCCCAGGTTGTGTTGCAGCGCGATTTCTGCTTCTTCAACCTGTCGGTCCTGCGCCTGCCCTCGCAACTGCCAAACCAGCTCGGCGCATTGCGCCAGTCCGGTTGCGCCCAGCGGATGCCCCTTCGATAACAACCCGCCCGAGGGATTCGTGACATACTTCCCGCCGTACGTATTGTCGCCCCGCCAGATGAAATCCTCGGCACCCCCTTCCGGGCAGAGGCCGAGCGCTTCGTAGGTCAATAGCTCGTTGGCGGTGAAGCAGTCGTGCAGTTCGACCACGTCGACGTCTTCAGGGCCGATGCCCGTCTGCCGGTAGACGGCTTGCGCTGCCTGCTTGGCCATGTCGTAGCCGACCATGTTGATCATGCTCTTCGAGTCGAAGCTCGAAGGGTAATCAGTGGTCATCGCCTGGCCCGCGATGTACACCGCGTGGTCGATGCCATGCCTCCTCGCGAAGTCATCCGAGCACACGATCGCGGCCGCCGCGCCGCAGGTCGGTGGGCAGCACTGGAATCGCGTCAGCGGGTCGAACACTTCGTCCGAGGCGAGCACCTCTTCCACGCTGAGCTTCTTGTTGAAAAGCGCAAAAGGATTCCGGCTGGCGTGATCGCGCGCCTTGGAGGAAATCTTGGCAAACGTCTCGCGTTTCGTGCCGTGCCGCCAGCGGTACTCGCGTCCCGCGCCGCCGAACATTTGTGCGGCGGCCGGCGCCGCGTTGATTCCTTGCACGTCGTTCATCACTTCGGCGTGCTTGCCAACCGGGGGTTCGCGATCGGCGAACTTGGCGCTCAAAGCCCCCTTTTCCATCTTTTCAAAGCCCAACGCCAGCACGCATTCGGCCGCCCCACTCTCGACGGTCTGCCGTGCCAAAAACAGCGCGGTCGAACCGGTGGAACAATTATTGTTGACGTTGAAGACGGGAACGCCGGTCAGGCCCAACTCATACGCCGAGCGCTGTCCGCACGTTGAATCGCCGAAGACATATCCGGCGTAAACCTGCTCGATTTCGTTGTAGCCAATGTTGGCGTCGGCCAGCGCCAGGCGGCCCGCTTCGGCGGCCATCACATAATATTCGGGACTGTCGCCCGGCTTGGCGAACTTCGTCATGCCGACGCCGAGGATATTTGCGCGACCCTTCACGTTTTCGTCTCCCGTTTGCTGCGACTTAAGCGTTTGATGTTCCAACGAGAAAATCCAAATCGTGCGCGAGTCGCACGTTACCGTCGACGCGCAGCCGCCCACGCTGGAACAAATCCTGCGGGCTGGCCGCCCCGGCAGCCAAGGCCACCAGGTCTTCGTCCGTAATGCGGATCACTGCCGACGGTTCTGCGCTATCGCTCTCCGAGACCGCTGGCGATGGACCGCGGAAGTCGATATGCCACGTGGCTTCCGGTTCTTGAACCTTGAAGACCACGACCTGCCCGGCGGCCGCGGGCGGTGGGTAACGTTCCTTCTCGAAGCGCGCGGCTACACGGCGAAAAATCGAGGGCGCTTGCGCGCTCTTTTCACGACGTGGCGCAGAGGTTGTTTCGCCATTGGTCAGGCCCAGCCGCGCGTTCATCGCATCCTGAACCAAAGACGGATCGAGCTTCTTGAAGAATTCCAGCTTTTGCGCCGCGGCCATGTTGCCCGTGATTTTCAGCTTGCCAGACATGAAAAGCTTCATCGAATCGGTCGTGCCCAGGCACATGCCGACAAAATCCTCTTCCGAGCAGGCGAGCGTCGCGTCCGGCTGCGCCGCAGGCGCGGCCGTCACCGAGCCCGGACTGTTCTTCAGGTCCAGCGTCCACACGCTGTCGGGC
This genomic interval carries:
- a CDS encoding lipid-transfer protein — encoded protein: MKGRANILGVGMTKFAKPGDSPEYYVMAAEAGRLALADANIGYNEIEQVYAGYVFGDSTCGQRSAYELGLTGVPVFNVNNNCSTGSTALFLARQTVESGAAECVLALGFEKMEKGALSAKFADREPPVGKHAEVMNDVQGINAAPAAAQMFGGAGREYRWRHGTKRETFAKISSKARDHASRNPFALFNKKLSVEEVLASDEVFDPLTRFQCCPPTCGAAAAIVCSDDFARRHGIDHAVYIAGQAMTTDYPSSFDSKSMINMVGYDMAKQAAQAVYRQTGIGPEDVDVVELHDCFTANELLTYEALGLCPEGGAEDFIWRGDNTYGGKYVTNPSGGLLSKGHPLGATGLAQCAELVWQLRGQAQDRQVEEAEIALQHNLGLGGACVVTMYRKS